The following proteins come from a genomic window of Citrobacter europaeus:
- a CDS encoding SIS domain-containing protein produces MSNSWSQATGVFQLYSDALAGLGQHLAEPVWQSLMAELRGCRGKIVVTGVGTSGIAARKVAHMLACVERPAIYLNATDAAHGDLGFLRADDLVIMLSRGGNSDELTRLLPGLAARNVPILSVTENADSAIANASRLVISTGVQREADPLNMLATTSILLVLAIFDAACACLMSESGYSKETLLAVHPGGDVGLTLSREQA; encoded by the coding sequence ATGAGTAACTCCTGGTCCCAGGCCACCGGCGTATTTCAGCTCTATAGCGATGCCCTGGCGGGTCTGGGGCAGCATCTGGCTGAACCAGTCTGGCAGTCGCTGATGGCGGAGTTGCGCGGTTGCCGGGGCAAAATCGTCGTCACTGGCGTCGGTACCTCCGGCATTGCGGCACGTAAAGTCGCGCATATGCTTGCGTGCGTGGAACGTCCCGCGATTTACCTCAACGCGACGGACGCGGCGCATGGCGATCTCGGTTTTTTACGCGCCGACGACCTGGTCATTATGCTGTCGCGCGGGGGGAATTCAGACGAACTCACCCGGCTGCTGCCCGGGCTGGCAGCGAGAAATGTGCCAATCCTGAGCGTGACTGAAAACGCCGATTCAGCCATTGCCAACGCGTCGAGGCTGGTGATTTCCACCGGCGTCCAGCGTGAGGCCGACCCGCTGAACATGTTAGCCACCACCTCAATTTTACTGGTGCTGGCTATCTTTGACGCCGCCTGCGCCTGCCTGATGAGCGAAAGCGGTTACTCAAAAGAGACATTACTGGCCGTGCATCCCGGCGGCGATGTGGGATTAACGTTGAGCCGTGAGCAAGCGTGA
- a CDS encoding ABC transporter permease — MKTIARFLPGDAIIRLQCVIIVVVALVFSALLGSRFFSVANFQSIGSQLPILGMLALGMGMTMLTGGINLSIIAGANACSLVMAAIIVTHPDNPLFLVLALLAGAAVAVAIGTLNGALIAWVGVSPILATLGTMTLISGLNILLSNGTVISGFPTAIQYLGNATIAGIPVALLLFFLVAILLWVLLEHTTLGRSLYLVGSNEQATRYSGVNTVRVQISVYVISALLGWVAAILMMAKFNSAKAGYGESYLLVTILASVLGGINPDGGFGRIVGLVLALIVLQMLESGLNLLGVSSYLTMALWGAVLILFIALQNRKA, encoded by the coding sequence ATGAAAACAATCGCCAGATTTTTACCCGGTGATGCCATCATTCGTCTGCAATGCGTCATTATAGTGGTCGTCGCTTTAGTCTTCTCGGCCCTGCTCGGCAGCCGTTTTTTCAGCGTCGCTAACTTCCAGTCGATCGGCTCGCAACTGCCAATCCTCGGCATGCTGGCCCTCGGGATGGGCATGACTATGCTGACCGGTGGCATTAACCTGTCGATTATTGCCGGGGCAAATGCCTGCTCGCTGGTGATGGCGGCGATAATTGTCACCCATCCGGATAACCCGCTGTTTCTGGTGCTGGCGCTACTGGCAGGCGCAGCCGTGGCGGTGGCTATCGGCACGCTCAACGGCGCTTTAATTGCCTGGGTCGGCGTCTCGCCTATTCTCGCCACGCTCGGCACGATGACGCTTATCTCCGGGCTGAATATTCTGCTTTCCAACGGGACGGTGATTTCCGGCTTCCCGACCGCCATTCAATACCTTGGTAACGCCACAATTGCCGGTATTCCGGTGGCGCTACTGCTCTTTTTCCTGGTGGCAATCCTGCTGTGGGTACTGCTGGAGCACACCACGCTTGGACGCAGCCTGTATCTCGTCGGTTCCAATGAACAGGCAACCCGCTACAGCGGCGTGAATACCGTACGGGTGCAAATTTCCGTGTACGTGATTTCCGCCCTGCTCGGCTGGGTCGCCGCCATTCTGATGATGGCAAAATTCAACTCGGCAAAAGCCGGATACGGGGAATCCTACCTGCTGGTCACCATCCTCGCTTCCGTGCTCGGCGGAATCAATCCGGATGGCGGCTTCGGGCGCATTGTCGGCCTGGTGCTGGCGCTGATTGTGCTGCAAATGCTGGAAAGCGGCCTTAACTTGCTGGGGGTCAGCAGCTATCTGACGATGGCGCTGTGGGGCGCGGTGCTGATCCTCTTTATCGCATTACAGAATCGTAAAGCCTGA
- a CDS encoding FGGY-family carbohydrate kinase has translation MASYFIGVDVGTGSARAGVFDLNGRMVGQASRAIEIYRPQADFVEQSSDNIWQAVCNAVRDAINQSDINPIQVKGLGFDATCSLVVLDKEGKPLTISPSGRSEQNIIVWMDHRAITQAERINAMHHRVLDYVGGIISPEMQTPKLLWLKQHMPNTWANAGYYFDLPDFLTWRATGDDTRSLCSTVCKWTYMGHEDKWDASYFRQIGLEDLLEHDAAKIGRYVKTMGEPLGHGLSARAASEMGLIPGTAVSVSIIDAHAGTLGTLGASGVSGEVADFDRRVALIGGTSTGHMAISKEPRFIGGVWGPYYSAVLPEYWLNEGGQSATGALIDHVIQSHPCYETLLAQAKSQGQTIYEVLNVLLRKMAGEPEDIAFLTRDMHILPYFHGNRSPRANPTLTGAIIGLKLSRTPEDMALQYLATIQAIALGTRHIIETMNQSGYTIDTIMASGGGTKNPIFVQEHANATGCAMLLPEESEAMLLGGAMMGTIAAGVFDTFPEAMSAMSRIGKTVTPQTNRIKQYYDRKYRVFHEMYQDHMKYRQLMQEDA, from the coding sequence ATGGCAAGTTACTTTATTGGTGTGGATGTCGGAACCGGAAGCGCCCGTGCTGGCGTGTTTGATCTCAACGGCAGAATGGTCGGTCAGGCCAGTCGGGCCATCGAGATTTACCGTCCGCAGGCCGATTTTGTTGAGCAGTCTTCCGATAACATCTGGCAGGCGGTGTGTAACGCGGTTCGCGATGCGATTAACCAGTCAGATATCAACCCAATCCAGGTGAAAGGTCTGGGCTTTGACGCGACCTGTTCACTGGTGGTGCTGGATAAAGAAGGCAAGCCGCTGACCATCAGTCCGTCCGGGCGCAGCGAACAGAACATCATAGTGTGGATGGATCACCGCGCCATTACCCAGGCCGAACGCATCAACGCCATGCATCATCGGGTGCTGGACTACGTTGGCGGTATTATCTCCCCAGAAATGCAAACGCCCAAGCTGCTGTGGCTGAAGCAGCATATGCCCAATACCTGGGCTAATGCGGGCTACTATTTTGACCTGCCCGATTTCCTGACCTGGCGCGCAACGGGCGATGACACGCGTTCACTGTGCTCGACGGTGTGTAAATGGACCTATATGGGCCATGAAGACAAATGGGATGCCAGCTATTTCCGCCAGATTGGTCTGGAAGATCTGCTGGAGCACGATGCGGCCAAAATTGGTCGCTACGTGAAAACCATGGGCGAACCGCTCGGTCACGGGCTGTCAGCACGCGCCGCCAGCGAAATGGGGCTGATTCCGGGGACCGCAGTCAGCGTTTCGATCATCGATGCCCACGCCGGTACGCTCGGCACGCTCGGGGCAAGCGGCGTTTCCGGCGAGGTGGCGGATTTTGACCGTCGTGTCGCGCTGATTGGCGGCACTTCCACCGGACACATGGCGATTTCCAAAGAGCCGCGTTTTATCGGCGGCGTCTGGGGTCCTTACTACTCAGCGGTGCTGCCGGAATACTGGCTCAACGAAGGCGGGCAGTCGGCTACCGGGGCGTTAATCGACCACGTTATACAGTCGCATCCTTGCTACGAAACTTTGCTGGCGCAAGCTAAGTCTCAGGGACAGACCATTTATGAAGTACTGAATGTGCTGCTGCGTAAAATGGCCGGTGAGCCGGAAGATATCGCATTTTTAACCCGCGACATGCACATCCTGCCCTATTTCCACGGCAACCGTTCACCGCGCGCCAACCCAACGCTCACGGGAGCAATCATCGGACTGAAGCTGTCGCGTACGCCGGAGGATATGGCCCTACAGTATCTTGCGACCATCCAGGCTATTGCGCTCGGAACCCGTCATATCATTGAAACGATGAATCAAAGCGGCTACACCATCGATACGATTATGGCCAGCGGCGGCGGGACGAAAAACCCGATCTTCGTTCAGGAACATGCCAACGCCACTGGCTGCGCGATGCTGCTGCCTGAAGAGAGCGAAGCCATGCTGCTGGGTGGAGCCATGATGGGAACTATCGCCGCGGGCGTATTCGATACCTTCCCGGAAGCGATGTCAGCGATGAGCCGGATTGGTAAAACGGTTACCCCGCAGACTAATCGCATTAAGCAGTACTACGATCGCAAATATCGGGTATTCCACGAGATGTATCAGGATCATATGAAATACCGCCAGTTGATGCAGGAGGACGCATGA
- a CDS encoding ABC transporter permease produces MNKMHLSRLIGQHEFWLGLLVVALAVGLSISTDEFLSLGNLTDVATSYAILGILACGLFVVLISGGIDISFPAMTAIAQYAMASWVIGHGGNFALALIIAIAVGLLLGLINGFLVYWLRVPAIIITIATLNVYYGLLVYATKGTWLYGFPDWFMNGINWFSFTAADGYDYGLTLPLLCLAAVIIFTAVLMNYTRLGRQVYAMGGNRDAASRLGLNLLKLHFYVYGYMGILAGVAAVVQAQITQSVAPNSLLGFELTVLAAVVLGGTSMSGGRGTLTGTLLGVVLLAFLQNGLTLLSVSSYWHTVFSGAIILVSISATAWNEKRKLAREL; encoded by the coding sequence ATGAATAAGATGCATCTCTCCCGATTAATCGGGCAACACGAATTCTGGCTGGGCCTGCTGGTCGTAGCCCTGGCCGTTGGGCTGAGTATCAGCACCGATGAGTTCTTGTCCTTGGGGAATCTGACGGATGTGGCCACCAGCTACGCGATTCTCGGCATCCTTGCCTGTGGGCTGTTTGTGGTGTTGATTTCCGGCGGGATCGACATCTCATTTCCGGCGATGACCGCGATAGCCCAATATGCAATGGCCAGTTGGGTTATCGGCCACGGCGGCAACTTCGCGCTGGCGTTAATTATCGCCATTGCGGTAGGTCTGCTGCTTGGACTGATTAACGGCTTCCTGGTCTACTGGCTGCGCGTTCCGGCAATCATCATTACCATCGCCACGCTGAACGTCTACTACGGTCTGCTGGTTTACGCCACTAAAGGTACCTGGCTGTACGGCTTCCCTGACTGGTTTATGAACGGCATTAACTGGTTCTCGTTCACCGCGGCGGATGGCTACGACTACGGTCTAACCCTGCCCCTGCTGTGCCTGGCTGCGGTGATCATCTTTACTGCCGTGCTAATGAACTATACCCGACTTGGCCGTCAGGTTTACGCCATGGGCGGCAACCGCGACGCGGCCTCGCGCCTGGGGCTGAATCTGCTGAAGTTGCATTTCTACGTCTATGGCTACATGGGCATTCTGGCAGGCGTTGCCGCCGTGGTTCAGGCGCAAATTACCCAGTCAGTTGCACCCAATTCGCTGCTCGGCTTTGAGCTGACGGTTCTGGCGGCGGTAGTGCTCGGTGGAACCAGCATGAGCGGCGGACGCGGTACGTTGACCGGAACCCTGCTCGGCGTGGTTCTGCTGGCCTTCTTACAAAATGGGCTGACGCTGCTCAGCGTCTCTTCTTACTGGCACACCGTGTTTAGTGGCGCCATTATCCTGGTCAGCATTAGCGCCACGGCCTGGAACGAAAAACGCAAACTGGCAAGGGAGCTTTGA